A genomic segment from Deinococcus sp. YIM 77859 encodes:
- the sufB gene encoding Fe-S cluster assembly protein SufB, with protein MTNPEVANIGAQYEYGWSNPERYAVKAPKGLSREVVEMISKAKDEPQWMLDFRLRALDIFLSKPLPTWGADLSGLNFDEIYYYIKPEGYNARSWDDVPEDVKQTFERLGIPEAERKALAGVGAQYESEMVYHNLKEEWEKLGVVFLSIEDGLKQYPDLFREHFATVVPPEDNKFAAINSAVWSGGSFVYVPKGVKVDIPLQTYFRINAESSGQFERTLIIVDEGAQAHYIEGCTAPTYASDSFHSGVIEIVVKEGARFRYSTIQNWSHNVYNLVTQRAAVYKNGVMEWVDGNLGSKVTMKYPACYLLEEGARGEVLSIAMAGRGQHQDAGAKIVHFAPHTSGTIVSKSISKDSGRSSYRGLVKIYEGAKGSKTNVECDALLLDEEARTDTYPYIEIEEKDASVGHEATVSKINDEQILYLQSRGLSEDEAAGLIVRGFIEPIAKELPLEYAVELNRLIELEMEGSVG; from the coding sequence ATGACCAATCCCGAAGTTGCCAACATAGGTGCCCAGTACGAGTACGGCTGGAGTAACCCCGAGCGGTACGCCGTCAAGGCGCCCAAGGGTCTATCCCGTGAAGTCGTGGAGATGATCTCGAAGGCCAAGGACGAGCCGCAGTGGATGCTCGACTTTCGCCTCAGGGCCCTTGACATCTTTCTCTCCAAGCCTCTGCCCACCTGGGGCGCGGACCTCAGCGGCCTGAACTTCGACGAGATCTACTACTACATCAAGCCGGAAGGCTACAACGCCCGCTCCTGGGACGACGTGCCCGAGGACGTCAAGCAGACCTTCGAGCGGTTGGGGATCCCCGAAGCCGAGCGCAAGGCGCTGGCGGGCGTCGGCGCGCAGTACGAGAGTGAAATGGTGTACCACAACCTCAAGGAGGAGTGGGAAAAGCTCGGCGTGGTGTTTCTCTCCATCGAGGACGGCCTGAAGCAGTACCCTGACCTCTTCCGCGAGCACTTCGCCACCGTCGTGCCGCCCGAGGACAACAAGTTTGCGGCGATCAACTCCGCCGTGTGGTCGGGTGGGTCCTTTGTGTACGTGCCGAAGGGCGTGAAGGTGGACATTCCCCTTCAGACGTACTTCCGCATCAACGCGGAGTCAAGCGGCCAGTTCGAGCGAACCCTCATCATCGTGGACGAGGGCGCGCAGGCCCACTACATCGAGGGCTGCACCGCGCCGACCTACGCCAGCGACTCCTTCCACTCCGGCGTGATCGAGATCGTGGTGAAGGAGGGGGCCCGTTTCCGCTACTCCACCATTCAGAACTGGTCTCACAACGTCTACAACCTGGTGACTCAGCGCGCCGCCGTCTACAAGAACGGCGTGATGGAATGGGTGGACGGCAACCTGGGCTCCAAGGTCACCATGAAGTACCCCGCCTGCTACCTGCTCGAGGAGGGCGCGCGCGGCGAGGTGCTCAGCATCGCGATGGCGGGCCGCGGCCAGCACCAGGACGCGGGGGCGAAGATCGTGCACTTCGCGCCGCACACCAGCGGCACCATCGTCTCCAAGTCCATCTCCAAGGACTCGGGCCGCAGCAGCTACCGCGGCCTCGTGAAGATCTACGAGGGGGCCAAGGGCAGCAAGACGAACGTCGAGTGTGACGCCCTGCTGCTCGACGAGGAAGCCCGTACCGACACCTACCCCTACATCGAGATCGAGGAAAAGGACGCTTCCGTCGGCCACGAGGCGACCGTCTCCAAGATCAACGACGAGCAGATCCTGTACCTCCAGAGCCGCGGCCTCTCTGAGGACGAGGCGGCGGGCCTGATCGTGCGCGGCTTTATCGAGCCCATCGCCAAGGAACTTCCGCTGGAGTACGCGGTGGAACTCAACCGGCTCATCGAGCTCGAAATGGAAGGCAGCGTCGGCTAA